One Ahaetulla prasina isolate Xishuangbanna chromosome 1, ASM2864084v1, whole genome shotgun sequence DNA window includes the following coding sequences:
- the MALL gene encoding MAL-like protein, producing the protein MDSKTSGPTRGCPALEDTPSGLAIFKTIPYALILPELIFGCWVWILVAATTVYFPLLQGWVMYVSVSSFVISFLLLLSYLFGFHKNFESWRILDSLYHGATGIFYLSAAVLQANATIHSETEVPADFIPRYYQLNVAATLFAFITTLLYILHAFSNYYH; encoded by the exons ATGGATTCCAAAACTTCAGGACCGACGCGTGGCTGCCCAGCACTTGAAGATACGCCTTCGGGATTAGCCATTTTTAAAACGATACCATATGCCTTAATCTTGCCAGAGCTG ATCTTTGGCTGCTGGGTTTGGATCCTTGTAGCAGCTACCACGGTGTATTTCCCTTTGCTGCAAGGATGGGTCATGTACGTCTCGGTCAGCTCCTTTGTCATCTCCTTTCTGCTTCTCCTGAGTTACTTGTTTGGCTTCCATAAAAACTTTGAATCCTGGAGAATTCTG GACAGTCTTTACCATGGAGCCACAGGCATTTTTTACCTGAGCGCTGCTGTGTTGCAGGCAAATGCAACAATTCATTCAGAGACGGAAGTGCCAGCAGACTTTATCCCTCGCTATTATCAGCTCAATGTTGCAGCCACG ttgtttGCCTTCATCACTACACTGCTGTATATTTTGCATGCCTTCAGCAACTACTACCACTGA